The Salvelinus namaycush isolate Seneca chromosome 1, SaNama_1.0, whole genome shotgun sequence genome has a window encoding:
- the LOC120050046 gene encoding basic salivary proline-rich protein 1-like, producing MIIFCSAPRGHQGVTKGPPRGHKGVTKGPPRGHQGVTKGPPRGHQGTTKGSPRDHQGVTKGSPRDHQGVTKGPPRGHQGVTKGPPRGHQGTTKGSPRGHQGTTKGSPRDHQGVTKGRPRDHQGVTKGPPRGHQGTTTGSPKGPPRDHQGPPRGHQGTTKGSPRDHQGTTKGSPRDHQGVTKGSPRDHQGVTKGSPRDDQGTTKGSPRDHQGVTKGSPRGHQGTTKGPPRGHQGVTKGRPRDHQGVTKGSPRDHQGVTKGPPRGHQGVTKGPPRGHKGVTKGPPRGHQGVTKGPPRGHQGTTKGSPRGHQRDHQGTTKEPPRGHQGTTKGSPRDHQGTTKGSPRDHQGVTKGSPRDHQGVTKGRPRDHQGVTKGSPRDHQGVTKGPPRGHQGVTKGSARDHQGVTKGPPRGHQGTTKGPPRGHQGTTKGPPRGHQGVTNGPPKGHQGTTKGSPSGNQGNTKGPPRGHQGTTKGPPRGHQGTTKGSPRDHQGVTKGSPRGPTVE from the coding sequence ATGATCATCTTCTGTTCAGCACCAAGGGGTCACCAAGGGGTCACCAAGGGACCACCAAGGGGTCACAAAGGGGTCACCAAGGGACCACCGAGGGGTCACCAAGGGGTCACCAAGGGACCACCAAGGGGTCACCAAGGGACCACCAAGGGGTCACCAAGGGACCACCAAGGGGTCACCAAGGGGTCACCAAGGGACCACCAAGGGGTCACCAAGGGACCACCAAGGGGTCACCAAGGGGTCACCAAGGGACCACCAAGGGGTCACCAAGGGACCACCAAGGGGTCACCAAGGGGTCACCAAGGGACCACCAAGGGGTCACCAAGGGACCACCAAGGGGTCACCAAGGGACGACCAAGGGACCACCAAGGGGTCACCAAGGGACCACCAAGGGGTCACCAAGGAACCACCACGGGGTCACCAAAGGGACCACCAAGGGACCACCAAGGACCACCAAGGGGTCACCAAGGGACCACCAAGGGGTCACCAAGGGACCACCAAGGGACCACCAAGGGGTCACCAAGGGACCACCAAGGGGTCACCAAGGGGTCACCAAGGGACCACCAAGGGGTCACCAAGGGGTCACCAAGGGACGACCAAGGGACCACCAAGGGGTCACCAAGGGACCACCAAGGGGTCACCAAGGGGTCACCAAGGGGTCACCAAGGAACCACCAAGGGACCACCAAGGGGTCACCAAGGGGTCACCAAGGGACGACCAAGGGACCACCAAGGGGTCACCAAGGGGTCACCAAGGGACCACCAAGGGGTCACCAAGGGACCACCAAGGGGTCACCAAGGGGTCACCAAGGGACCACCAAGGGGTCACAAAGGGGTCACCAAGGGACCACCGAGGGGTCACCAAGGGGTCACCAAGGGACCACCAAGGGGTCACCAAGGGACCACCAAGGGGTCACCAAGGGGTCACCAAAGGGACCACCAAGGGACCACCAAGGAACCACCAAGGGGTCACCAAGGGACCACCAAGGGGTCACCAAGGGACCACCAAGGGACCACCAAGGGGTCACCAAGGGACCACCAAGGGGTCACCAAGGGGTCACCAAGGGACCACCAAGGGGTCACCAAGGGACGACCAAGGGACCACCAAGGGGTCACCAAGGGGTCACCAAGGGACCACCAAGGGGTCACCAAGGGACCACCAAGGGGTCACCAAGGGGTCACCAAGGGGTCAGCAAGGGACCACCAAGGGGTCACCAAGGGACCACCAAGGGGTCACCAAGGGACGACCAAGGGACCACCAAGGGGTCACCAAGGGACGACCAAGGGACCACCAAGGGGTCACCAAGGGGTCACCAATGGACCACCAAAAGGTCACCAAGGGACCACCAAGGGGTCACCAAGTGGTAACCAAGGGAACACCAAGGGACCACCAAGGGGTCACCAAGGGACCACTAAGGGACCACCAAGGGGTCACCAAGGGACCACCAAGGGGTCACCAAGAGACCACCAAGGGGTCACCAAGGGGTCACCAAGGGGACCAACCGTAGAATAA